Proteins encoded by one window of Marinilabiliales bacterium:
- a CDS encoding 6-bladed beta-propeller, with protein sequence MNKILRISFKLLIIIIISCKENRTESIPIIEIEKNIDNFKLFKLGDFDYKLDYIVLESTPDAMLMDIRFIDISGDYIVVSDRDKCLLFDRSGKFISKIGSQGRGPGENIAFTQVKIYNEKIFLPDGLSNVMNIFNVYGEFINTLKSPGDFWVLNSNSWMPVTDSTFLVHVPNHTGNEGSRVVLIDNNGDILQKYANTTFYTNVRDHCIYQRPATFFKHNDNIYFKQLLNDTIYQLNNDHLYPIYLFDLGAYGFSFEYYALPWELFREKLADGITIEYLFETRDYIFVIMNFWRNYPFAFYRKNYHRPSGLDQYMIIGLFNKPNDEFFLVAPSNVDHQIEPTGIKNDIDGGINFMPRYAVNDTLIVSWFEAYELKMYVASEAFKNSTPKYPEKKKELEKLAASLDENDNPVLMLVKLKE encoded by the coding sequence ATGAATAAGATATTAAGAATATCGTTTAAATTATTAATTATAATTATTATTTCTTGTAAAGAAAACAGAACAGAATCAATACCAATAATAGAAATTGAGAAGAATATTGATAATTTCAAACTCTTCAAGCTCGGTGATTTTGATTACAAGTTAGATTATATTGTTTTGGAAAGCACCCCTGACGCAATGCTTATGGATATCCGGTTTATTGATATATCAGGCGACTATATTGTTGTGTCAGACAGGGATAAATGCCTTCTCTTTGATCGAAGCGGAAAATTCATATCAAAAATTGGCAGTCAGGGCAGAGGACCAGGTGAAAATATAGCTTTCACACAGGTTAAGATTTATAATGAAAAAATTTTTTTGCCGGATGGATTGTCAAATGTGATGAATATCTTCAATGTATATGGCGAGTTTATTAATACTTTGAAATCTCCCGGCGATTTCTGGGTTCTTAATAGTAATAGCTGGATGCCTGTAACAGATTCAACTTTTTTAGTTCATGTTCCAAATCATACTGGCAATGAGGGGAGTAGAGTTGTTCTTATTGATAATAACGGAGATATCCTACAAAAATATGCCAATACTACCTTTTATACTAATGTTAGAGACCACTGCATCTATCAAAGGCCAGCAACCTTTTTTAAACATAATGATAACATTTATTTTAAGCAATTATTGAATGATACGATTTATCAATTAAATAATGATCATCTATACCCTATATACCTCTTTGATCTCGGGGCATATGGATTTTCATTTGAGTATTATGCATTACCCTGGGAGTTATTTAGAGAAAAATTGGCTGATGGAATCACGATTGAATATCTATTCGAAACCCGAGATTATATTTTTGTAATAATGAACTTTTGGAGAAATTATCCTTTTGCTTTTTATAGAAAAAACTATCATAGGCCGTCAGGACTAGACCAGTATATGATTATAGGCTTATTTAATAAACCTAATGATGAATTCTTTCTTGTTGCTCCAAGCAACGTTGACCACCAGATTGAACCCACCGGTATCAAAAATGATATTGATGGCGGAATTAACTTCATGCCCAGGTATGCTGTAAATGACACGCTCATTGTGAGCTGGTTTGAAGCATATGAGTTAAAGATGTATGTTGCCTCTGAAGCATTCAAAAACTCCACCCCAAAATACCCTGAAAAGAAAAAGGAACTGGAAAAACTGGCAGCCAGCCTTGATGAAAACGACAACCCGGTGCTGATGCTGGTAAAACTGAAAGAATAA
- a CDS encoding methylcrotonoyl-CoA carboxylase produces the protein MYRIKSNILTGSPEFIKNRESFLQILSDYNGRLRKVQEGGTPKAVAKHKERGKLLARERIDLLLDPNTPFIELSPLAANGMYNDDFPSAGIVTGIGSVCGRETVIIANDATVKGGTYVKETIKKHLRAQQVAMENNLPCVYMVDSGGVFLPEQANVFPDRNDFGRFFYNQARMSAAGIPQIAIVMGSCTAGGAYVPAMCDETIIVKNQGTIFIGGPPLVKAATGEEVSAEELGGAAVHTGISGVADHLAGNDRHAIQICRDIFLTLRVPEKQQLDMASPADPYYDPEELWGLAPVDLKKPVDSREIIARIVDDSRFHEFKANYGTTMVTGFAHINGFPVGILANNGVIFSETSLKGAHFIELCSVRKIPMIFLQNITGFIVGKKYEHGGIARDGAKLVNAVANSNVPKFTVVFGGSFGAGNYAMAGRAYDPRLLFMWPNAKISVMGSEQAAGVLLSVRQQQMQASGGSLSAEEEENIRKSIQETYEKEGSALYSTSRLWDDGIIDPVDTRLVLTTGIAMSLNKPWPDSRFGVIRM, from the coding sequence GTGTACAGAATAAAATCAAACATCCTTACCGGCTCGCCGGAGTTCATAAAAAACAGGGAATCCTTTTTACAGATACTGTCGGACTATAACGGGCGGCTTCGCAAGGTGCAGGAAGGCGGCACCCCAAAGGCGGTAGCAAAGCACAAGGAGAGAGGCAAGCTCCTTGCCCGTGAGCGCATCGACCTGCTTCTCGACCCCAACACACCCTTCATTGAGTTGTCGCCGCTGGCCGCCAACGGCATGTACAACGACGATTTCCCCTCGGCGGGAATTGTGACAGGTATCGGTTCAGTATGCGGCAGGGAGACGGTTATCATAGCCAACGACGCCACCGTCAAAGGCGGCACTTACGTTAAGGAGACGATAAAAAAGCACCTGAGGGCACAGCAGGTTGCCATGGAGAACAACCTGCCCTGTGTCTATATGGTCGACTCCGGCGGGGTCTTTTTGCCCGAACAGGCAAATGTGTTTCCCGACCGCAACGATTTCGGCCGTTTCTTCTATAACCAGGCGAGAATGTCGGCCGCCGGCATCCCCCAGATAGCCATCGTCATGGGATCATGCACCGCCGGCGGCGCCTATGTACCCGCCATGTGCGACGAAACGATCATCGTGAAAAACCAGGGTACCATCTTCATTGGCGGCCCCCCGCTGGTCAAGGCAGCCACCGGCGAAGAGGTGTCGGCCGAAGAGCTTGGAGGCGCGGCAGTCCATACCGGGATATCGGGCGTGGCCGATCACCTTGCCGGGAATGACAGGCATGCCATACAGATCTGCCGGGACATTTTCCTTACGCTCAGGGTGCCCGAAAAACAGCAGCTCGACATGGCATCACCTGCAGATCCCTACTACGATCCTGAGGAGTTGTGGGGACTGGCGCCGGTTGACCTGAAAAAGCCGGTCGACTCAAGGGAGATCATAGCCCGTATAGTTGACGACAGCCGCTTCCATGAATTCAAGGCGAACTACGGCACCACGATGGTGACCGGCTTTGCACATATCAACGGATTCCCCGTGGGGATCCTGGCAAACAACGGGGTGATCTTTTCTGAAACCTCCCTTAAGGGGGCCCATTTCATAGAGCTTTGCTCAGTGAGAAAGATCCCCATGATCTTCCTGCAGAATATAACGGGTTTCATAGTAGGCAAAAAATACGAACATGGCGGGATAGCCCGCGACGGCGCCAAGCTGGTGAATGCCGTGGCAAACAGCAATGTGCCGAAGTTCACCGTCGTTTTCGGGGGCTCCTTCGGGGCGGGCAATTATGCCATGGCCGGAAGGGCCTACGATCCCAGGCTGCTCTTCATGTGGCCCAACGCGAAGATATCGGTCATGGGAAGCGAGCAGGCAGCAGGCGTGCTCCTGTCGGTCAGGCAGCAGCAGATGCAGGCTTCCGGCGGCAGCCTTTCGGCGGAAGAAGAGGAGAACATCAGGAAATCGATACAGGAAACCTACGAAAAGGAGGGATCGGCCCTCTACAGCACATCAAGGCTCTGGGACGACGGTATCATAGACCCGGTCGACACCCGGCTTGTATTGACAACAGGAATAGCAATGTCGCTCAACAAACCCTGGCCTGACAGCAGATTCGGGGTGATAAGGATGTAA
- a CDS encoding enoyl-CoA hydratase/isomerase family protein has translation MNNYQTIEVTAGKPVATVRLNRPEVRNAFNALMVKEITSAFKELSADKQVRLILIRGNGKVFCSGADLNWMKEAVSHSEEENYREALELAECFHTIYTCPKPVITIVHGASTGGANGFVAVADIALTTDDAVFSLSEVRSGLVPAVISPYIIKRIGEFPARELMLTARRIHGIEAADRGLVNWHYASEELEEGVNKIIQQILEGGPEALAITRKLIYDVSNNWSFEEAIGKTASIIASIRVSDEGREGMAAFLEKRKPRWSENKTLT, from the coding sequence ATGAACAATTACCAGACAATAGAGGTCACAGCCGGCAAGCCGGTTGCAACCGTCAGGCTCAACAGGCCGGAGGTGCGCAATGCCTTCAATGCACTTATGGTTAAAGAGATAACAAGCGCATTTAAGGAGCTTTCGGCCGACAAGCAGGTCCGTCTCATCCTCATCAGGGGAAACGGCAAGGTCTTCTGCTCGGGAGCCGACCTGAACTGGATGAAGGAGGCCGTTTCGCATTCCGAAGAGGAGAACTACCGGGAAGCGCTGGAACTGGCAGAATGCTTCCACACCATCTATACATGCCCCAAACCTGTAATAACGATAGTGCACGGGGCATCGACAGGCGGCGCCAACGGATTTGTAGCGGTTGCCGACATTGCACTCACCACCGACGATGCTGTTTTCTCCCTCAGTGAGGTCCGATCCGGACTTGTGCCCGCCGTGATATCACCCTACATAATCAAACGCATAGGCGAGTTTCCCGCCCGCGAGCTGATGCTTACAGCCAGGCGGATACACGGCATAGAGGCGGCTGACAGGGGACTGGTAAACTGGCACTATGCATCAGAGGAGCTTGAAGAGGGGGTTAATAAGATCATACAGCAGATCCTTGAGGGAGGACCTGAAGCGCTTGCCATCACGCGGAAGCTGATATATGACGTAAGCAATAACTGGTCGTTCGAGGAGGCTATCGGTAAAACTGCATCAATAATTGCCTCCATCAGGGTATCTGACGAGGGCCGTGAAGGAATGGCCGCCTTTCTTGAAAAGAGAAAACCCCGGTGGAGTGAAAACAAAACCCTGACATGA
- a CDS encoding nucleotidyltransferase domain-containing protein: MEPDLIIKELKDHLNHHLNNIVIEVILFGSRARGTAKNDSDYDVVIVINTRDDRKVRKQINDLCYDLELKYNIFLDNQVISKDELEYGLRGKHPVFRLAIKEGIHI; the protein is encoded by the coding sequence ATGGAACCCGATTTAATCATAAAGGAGCTTAAAGATCACCTAAACCATCACTTGAATAATATAGTGATTGAGGTTATCTTATTTGGGTCCAGAGCAAGAGGTACAGCCAAAAACGACTCTGATTATGATGTTGTTATAGTTATTAATACTCGAGATGACAGGAAAGTAAGAAAACAAATCAATGACCTTTGTTATGATTTAGAATTAAAATACAATATTTTTCTTGACAATCAGGTAATCTCAAAAGATGAACTTGAATACGGATTGAGGGGCAAACATCCGGTATTCAGATTAGCGATCAAAGAAGGGATACACATATGA
- a CDS encoding HEPN domain-containing protein yields MISEQERNSLIQFRINQANEAIEDVSKLIEANMLNIAVNRIYYGMFYSLNALALKYEFSSSKHMQLIGWFNKAFVKPGLVDIKYGQILRDAFKNRTEGDYAPFITYEKEDVQIMHENMRSFISEIEHNLGDLSP; encoded by the coding sequence ATGATAAGTGAACAGGAAAGAAATTCATTAATTCAATTTCGGATTAACCAGGCAAATGAGGCCATTGAGGACGTTAGTAAGCTTATTGAAGCCAATATGCTAAATATTGCAGTAAACCGAATATATTATGGAATGTTTTATAGTCTAAATGCACTTGCCCTAAAATATGAATTTAGTTCATCAAAGCACATGCAATTAATCGGGTGGTTTAACAAAGCATTTGTTAAACCTGGTCTGGTTGATATTAAATATGGACAAATTCTGCGAGATGCATTCAAAAATCGTACTGAAGGGGATTATGCTCCCTTTATTACTTATGAAAAAGAGGATGTACAGATTATGCATGAAAACATGAGGTCGTTTATTTCCGAAATTGAACATAATTTGGGGGATTTAAGCCCTTAA
- a CDS encoding tryptophan synthase subunit alpha, protein MQNRLDELFKKKNRKLLSIYLTAGFPRIDSTVPLIRSLGEAGADFLEVGFPFSDPLADGPVIQETSSIAIRNGMTLRLLLDQLAGARHDISIPLILMGYLNPVLQMGIGTFCRKAEESGVSGVIIPDLPPEEYRDKYRELFSQHDLHMIFLVTPGTTVERIRMLDNLGSGFIYAVSASSTTGRQESFSREQELYLEKLGSLDLGKPIMTGFGIHNRNTLETVWKHTSGAIIGTAYLKALMEAGSPDEAVRSLFGRLGV, encoded by the coding sequence ATGCAGAACCGTCTTGATGAGCTGTTCAAAAAGAAAAACCGGAAGTTGTTGTCAATATACCTTACGGCGGGCTTCCCCCGTATAGACAGTACAGTGCCGCTTATACGCTCTCTCGGGGAGGCCGGGGCGGATTTCCTCGAAGTGGGATTCCCTTTTTCCGATCCGCTGGCTGACGGGCCCGTTATACAGGAGACCAGCAGTATCGCGATACGCAACGGTATGACCCTGAGGCTGCTTCTCGACCAGCTTGCCGGTGCCCGCCACGATATCTCCATCCCCCTCATACTGATGGGATACCTTAACCCGGTTCTGCAGATGGGCATAGGCACTTTCTGCCGGAAGGCAGAGGAGTCCGGTGTGAGCGGGGTGATAATACCCGACCTGCCGCCAGAGGAGTACAGGGACAAGTACAGGGAGCTTTTCAGCCAACACGATCTTCACATGATCTTCCTGGTAACCCCGGGAACAACCGTTGAAAGAATAAGGATGCTCGACAACCTCGGCAGCGGGTTCATCTATGCGGTAAGCGCATCATCAACCACCGGCAGGCAGGAATCTTTCAGCAGAGAGCAGGAGCTGTACCTCGAAAAGCTTGGCAGTCTCGATCTCGGGAAACCCATAATGACCGGGTTCGGAATTCACAACAGGAACACCCTCGAAACCGTATGGAAGCATACCTCGGGAGCAATCATAGGCACCGCCTATCTCAAAGCGCTTATGGAGGCCGGCAGCCCCGATGAGGCGGTCAGGTCGCTTTTCGGGAGACTGGGGGTATAA
- a CDS encoding ATP-grasp domain-containing protein yields MKDNTAPHTTFRKILIANRGEIAARIIRTAHKMGIATVAVYAAGERDALHARMASEAYELEGSSLADTYLNANKIIDLAKKTGATAIHPGYGFMSENEQFAAACEKAGITFIGPGSEAIALMGNKKRAREAAIEAGLPVIKAYTGTIGGFEPAASELSYPLLVKAAAGGGGKGMRIVRTPGELGEAVAATSREAEAYFGDGAVYIEQYIESPRHIEVQVMADHHGNTVHLFERECSIQRRYQKIVEEAPSPSVTPAMRQKMGEAAVALAKSIGYRNAGTIEFLADPQGNFYFLEMNTRIQVEHPVTEMITGIDIVEEQIHIAAGHPLRFKQEDLQIVGHAIECRIYSEDPAAGFIPSPGRMSCYHEPAGEGIRVDSAFDTEGEVSDRYDPMISKLTTFGNTREEARQRMVQALAGYGIQGVRNNISFLLSLMHNNDFTGGSFSTAWCEKNAPPIVEAEKSIKSANDWHIPAAAALLASLKRKTGRNLVWDSLDYWRAGKTMRFCFEGEVVTTMISHLSDTGFDFTIDRRVMKGRYRYENKKLTITTNNESHNVFISENDEGLPRVTYGGFRYFFRRFDFLKKKDVITPGQDDFASGTGAVYSPMPGRIISINRQAGENFRKGDVLAIVESMKMENSILAPADGTVESINAEEGELIDGTSPLLVITV; encoded by the coding sequence ATGAAAGACAATACAGCCCCCCACACCACTTTTCGCAAGATACTCATTGCCAACAGGGGAGAAATAGCTGCCAGGATAATCCGAACGGCGCACAAGATGGGTATAGCCACCGTTGCCGTATACGCGGCAGGAGAAAGAGACGCTTTGCATGCCAGGATGGCCTCCGAAGCGTATGAGCTTGAAGGCAGCTCACTGGCAGATACCTACCTCAACGCAAATAAGATCATTGACCTTGCAAAAAAAACCGGAGCAACAGCCATTCACCCCGGGTACGGATTCATGAGCGAGAATGAGCAGTTTGCAGCTGCCTGCGAAAAGGCAGGAATTACCTTTATAGGTCCCGGCAGCGAAGCCATAGCACTTATGGGCAACAAGAAAAGGGCCAGGGAGGCTGCCATAGAAGCGGGGCTGCCCGTCATCAAAGCATATACCGGCACGATCGGCGGGTTTGAGCCTGCGGCAAGTGAACTTTCCTATCCTCTCCTTGTAAAGGCTGCCGCCGGAGGAGGCGGAAAAGGCATGCGCATTGTCAGGACACCCGGAGAGCTTGGAGAGGCTGTTGCAGCCACATCAAGGGAGGCAGAGGCCTATTTCGGCGACGGCGCTGTCTACATTGAGCAGTATATCGAATCTCCCCGCCATATTGAAGTGCAGGTGATGGCCGATCATCACGGCAATACGGTACACCTGTTCGAAAGAGAGTGCTCTATCCAGCGCCGGTACCAGAAGATTGTCGAAGAGGCCCCCTCCCCTTCGGTCACCCCGGCAATGAGGCAGAAGATGGGTGAGGCAGCGGTGGCGCTGGCAAAGTCAATCGGCTACAGGAACGCGGGCACCATCGAGTTCCTGGCCGACCCGCAGGGGAACTTCTACTTCCTGGAGATGAATACCAGGATACAAGTTGAACATCCCGTTACAGAGATGATTACAGGCATCGATATAGTTGAAGAGCAGATACATATCGCCGCCGGTCACCCTCTGCGCTTCAAACAGGAAGATCTGCAGATCGTGGGGCACGCGATCGAGTGCCGTATATATTCGGAAGACCCGGCCGCAGGGTTTATCCCTTCCCCCGGAAGGATGAGCTGTTACCATGAACCTGCGGGAGAAGGAATCCGCGTTGATTCGGCCTTCGATACCGAAGGTGAGGTAAGCGACAGGTACGACCCCATGATAAGTAAGCTGACAACCTTTGGAAACACGCGCGAAGAGGCGAGGCAGAGGATGGTACAGGCACTTGCCGGCTACGGGATACAAGGAGTGAGGAACAACATCAGCTTTCTGCTGAGCCTGATGCACAACAACGACTTCACCGGGGGCAGCTTCTCCACCGCATGGTGCGAAAAGAATGCCCCGCCAATAGTTGAGGCAGAAAAAAGTATCAAATCGGCGAACGACTGGCACATACCGGCTGCCGCTGCACTGCTTGCCAGCCTGAAAAGGAAAACAGGCAGGAACCTGGTGTGGGACTCCCTGGACTACTGGAGGGCAGGTAAAACAATGAGGTTCTGTTTTGAGGGGGAAGTTGTGACCACGATGATCAGTCACCTGTCAGATACCGGTTTTGATTTTACGATAGACAGGCGCGTGATGAAAGGGCGGTACCGGTACGAAAACAAAAAGCTGACAATCACGACCAACAATGAGAGCCATAATGTTTTTATATCCGAAAACGATGAGGGGCTGCCCAGGGTAACATACGGGGGATTCAGGTACTTCTTCAGGCGTTTTGACTTCCTCAAAAAGAAGGATGTCATCACCCCCGGACAGGATGACTTTGCCTCCGGTACCGGCGCCGTCTACTCTCCCATGCCCGGCCGTATTATCAGCATTAACAGGCAGGCGGGCGAAAATTTCAGAAAAGGCGACGTTCTGGCCATAGTAGAATCAATGAAGATGGAAAACAGCATCCTTGCCCCTGCCGACGGTACGGTCGAAAGCATAAACGCAGAAGAGGGAGAACTGATAGACGGCACCTCACCCCTGCTGGTTATTACCGTATAA